One stretch of Oncorhynchus tshawytscha isolate Ot180627B linkage group LG19, Otsh_v2.0, whole genome shotgun sequence DNA includes these proteins:
- the snrkb gene encoding SNF related kinase b, producing MAASKSGYEGKIAGLYDLDRTLGKGHFAVVKLARHVFTGQLVAVKVIDKTKLDAMATGHLLQEVRCMKLVQHPNVVRLYEVIDTANKLYLILELGDGGDMYDYILRHEGGVAEDTAKVHFAQIVRAISYCHRLHVVHRDLKPENVVFFRQQGTVKLTDFGFSNLFKPGTMLMTSCGSLAYSAPEILLGDEYDAPAVDIWSLGVILYMLVCGQPPFQETNDSETLTMIMDCHYTVPAHVSSDCKDLISHMLQRDPSSRASLQEIENHPWLLGVDPSPAGHSAAPLTSHRSLSPEEHEVILQAMTSGNIADRDAIQEALEADRYNHITATYYLLGERILRDKQEQPSEMPKVDSAWAEPPQLQRPLSEPLDLEQRGLHGLLPGCPRRGVSESGDFLAHRPLLLQPQPSRTESPFPDYSTGPCPGLTLHPPPPDEPLQVKSLGALQLICEEDEEEEEEEEEAIKPHVGLHNIQALPHIVGLVSTTGSTEQSSPMLSAPEAPQRHPVRVVPGQGEETGLLGTSVKEALDTKRGEGDREQQDKVSSHNKDMESDQVAARQEQGTVESEEKPMEEEDMSCDPLRLGTHATADQPINGLENLIQTVVDSQLTPKAHPPCLSRLGRVQCCRGQREPPTPYIMEGEEDTMLENNNNTTESKPKLLVQGGGSTPSASPRSLPRNHCVDLGPDGVETTRKVGGPGGESEGEMPEELQLERSHIAPQGPLGLREAGTDPAVRLDPGKGKNVNLRDRLLQFPLCEKALSFNIQPTSKEKLLPFAQYNCCHVL from the exons ATGGCTGCCTCCAAGAGCGGCTACGAGGGAAAGATCGCCGGCCTCTATGACCTGGATCGCACGCTGGGTAAAGGCCACTTCGCAGTTGTCAAGCTGGCACGCCACGTCTTCACAGGCCAGCTGGTGGCGGTAAAGGTGATCGACAAGACCAAGCTGGACGCCATGGCGACGGGCCACCTGCTGCAGGAGGTGCGCTGTATGAAGCTGGTGCAGCATCCCAATGTGGTGCGGCTCTACGAGGTCATCGACACTGCCAACAAGCTCTACCTCATCTTGGAGCTGGGCGATGGAGGAGACATGTATGACTACATCTTGCGCCACGAGGGTGGCGTGGCTGAGGACACGGCTAAAGTTCACTTCGCCCAGATCGTCCGAGCAATCTCCTACTGCCACCGGCTCCACGTGGTGCACCGAGACCTCAAGCCAGAGAACGTGGTGTTCTTCAGGCAGCAGGGGACCGTCAAGCTGACCGACTTCGGCTTCAGCAACCTCTTCAAGCCCGGGACTATGCTGATGACCAGCTGTGGCTCGCTGGCTTACTCCGCCCCAGAGATCCTGCTGGGAGATGAGTATGATGCTCCGGCTGTAG ATATCTGGTCGTTGGGGGTGATCCTGTACATGCTGGTGTGTGGACAGCCCCCTTTCCAGGAGACCAATGACAGTGAGACGCTCACCATGATCATGGACTGTCACTACACCGTCCCAGCCCACGTCTCCTCAGACTGCAAAGA tctgatCTCCCATATGCTGCAGAGGGATCCATCTAGCCGTGCCTCCCTGCAGGAGATCGAGAACCACCCCTGGCTGCTAGGGGTCGACCCCTCGCCCGCGGGACACAGTGCCGCCCCCCTCACCTCCCACCGTAGCCTGTCCCCAGAGGAACACGAGGTCATCCTCCAGGCCATGACCAGTGGCAACATTGCAGACCGCGACGCCATCCAAGA GGCTCTAGAGGCAGACCGATACAACCACATCACAGCCACATATTACCTGCTGGGGGAGCGCATCCTGAGAGACAAGCAGGAGCAGCCCAGCGAGATGCCCAAAGTCGACAGCGCATGGGCTGAGCCACCACAACTCCA GAGGCCACTGTCTGAGCCTCTGGATCTGGAGCAGAGGGGGCTCCATGGACTGCTGCCTGGCTGTCCCCGCCGAGGGGTGTCAGAGTCTGGGGACTTCCTGGCCCACAGGCCCCTTTTGCTCCAGCCACAGCCAAGTCGCACAGAGAGCCCCTTCCCTGACTACAGCACAGGGCCCTGCCCGGGGCTCACCCtgcaccccccaccccctgatGAACCCCTGCAGGTCAAAAGCCTGGGAGCCCTGCAGCTGATCTgtgaagaggatgaggaagaagaagaggaggaggaagaggcaatCAAACCACATGTTGGACTTCATAATATTCAAGCACTGCCTCACATAGTAGGCTTGGTATCAACCACTGGGTCTACAGAACAGTCAAGTCCCATGCTCTCAGCTCCAGAGGCTCCACAGAGGCACCCAGTTAGAGTAGTGCCAGGTCAGGGAGAGGAAACAGGCCTGTTGGGCACCTCAGTGAAGGAAGCACTGGACacaaagaggggggagggggacagggaacAGCAGGACAAGGTTTCCAGCCACAACAAAGATATGGAGTCTGACCAGGTGGCAGCCAGACAGGAACAGGGTACAGTGGAGTCAGAGGAGAAGCCCATGGAGGAAGAGGATATGTCATGTGACCCACTGAGGCTAGGTACTCATGCGACTGCAGACCAGCCAATCAATGGTTTAGAAAACCTGATTCAGACAGTGGTAGATAGTCAACTCACTCCGAAAGCTCATCCTCCATGCCTGTCTCGCCTAGGGCGGGTGCAGTGTTGTCGGGGGCAACGAGAGCCTCCTACCCCATACATCATGGAAGGGGAGGAAGACACTATgcttgaaaacaacaacaacaccacagagTCCAAGCCTAAGCTCCTGGTGCAGGGTGGGGGTTCCACTCCAAGCGCTTCACCCCGCTCTCTGCCACGTAACCACTGTGTGGACCTGGGTCCTGACGGAGTGGAGACGACACGCAAGGTGGGTGGGCCTGGAGGAGAGTCTGAGGGGGAAATGCCGGAGGAGCTCCAGTTGGAGAGATCCCATATTGCACCACAGGGCCCTCTTGGGCTCAGAGAGGCGGGGACCGACCCTGCAGTCAGACTGGATCCTGGGAAGGGGAAGAACGTGAACTTGCGAGACCGCCTACTGCAGTTCCCCCTCTGTGAGAAGGCCTTGTCCTTCAACATCCAGCCCACCTCCAAGGAGAAACTCCTGCCCTTCGCCCAGTACAACTGCTGCCACGTGTTGTAG